One bacterium genomic region harbors:
- a CDS encoding energy transducer TonB, whose translation MRFPLSLIAIWLGAVVAPWAGELPAPLAEAIELGDFDRRLVEINKQFDIPPVPLSEPEAMYPEIAGEAGAQGTVKVVLRIDEYGDVRDAVVADSPGWLALEEAARKAAYTIRYKPATRDGEPAAVWYVADIIFFIPPSGG comes from the coding sequence GTGCGGTTTCCGCTGAGCCTTATCGCGATATGGCTCGGCGCGGTGGTTGCGCCGTGGGCTGGCGAGCTGCCGGCGCCGTTGGCGGAGGCGATTGAGCTCGGCGATTTCGACCGCCGGCTGGTTGAAATTAACAAACAATTCGATATACCGCCCGTTCCGCTCTCCGAACCGGAAGCGATGTACCCCGAAATAGCCGGCGAGGCCGGTGCTCAAGGGACGGTTAAAGTCGTCCTCCGCATCGACGAGTACGGCGACGTGCGCGACGCGGTAGTAGCGGACTCGCCCGGGTGGCTCGCTCTCGAGGAGGCGGCGCGAAAGGCCGCGTACACGATTCGTTATAAGCCGGCGACGCGTGACGGCGAACCCGCGGCCGTCTGGTACGTGGCGGACATCATCTTTTTTATACCGCCATCCGGCGGTTAG
- a CDS encoding glycosyltransferase family 39 protein codes for MSKGSLPVALPNERYAEEFDWRALSCNGIGAAALAVVAAGCINISALLGALTPYVETPGEVSIIEGQVRWGAGVAAAFLFLRGFGVFRLPWFRGFTSLLSRGDWRRWALIIAGVALALRLGYAAVAPPPPVSDEIHYDVLARSLATGGGYIEDGVATAYWPVGYSALVAACYVVFGFHYLPVIIFQAVLGAATALLTWRLASLFFDEKSARAAGLIVGVLPSQLAYAARLFPGVLFGFLAVAASYVIIKYGRTVAAAGAGLLTGAGALAAPVLIPMPAAFLVIDLLRGRGWRRALTRALAAAAVTAAVVAPWTYRNWRVFGAFVPVSTNGGVILWMGNNPGADGCYTFPLSSVNPLWLVSDEIRRDRLGRELAWEFARRRPGAFLKLIVPKFANLYASDISAFQYGAAVYGVDGTASARRFPARLAQGLYALLWLGFIVGLVKSRRRILGGVGGKLPLAAALVTPVYLTVFYLVFHGLDRYHYPMLPFMAVLAAYALAGE; via the coding sequence GTGAGCAAAGGTAGTTTACCGGTGGCCCTGCCGAACGAACGATACGCAGAAGAGTTCGATTGGCGCGCCTTGTCGTGCAACGGCATCGGTGCCGCGGCGTTGGCCGTAGTAGCGGCGGGGTGTATAAACATCTCGGCGCTGCTGGGGGCGTTAACGCCGTACGTAGAAACCCCGGGGGAGGTTTCCATAATCGAAGGCCAGGTCCGGTGGGGCGCGGGTGTGGCCGCGGCGTTTTTATTCCTCCGCGGCTTCGGCGTCTTCCGCCTGCCGTGGTTCCGCGGCTTTACGTCGCTTTTAAGCCGGGGCGACTGGAGACGTTGGGCGCTCATTATAGCGGGCGTTGCGCTGGCGCTCCGACTCGGTTACGCCGCGGTCGCGCCGCCCCCGCCCGTTTCGGACGAGATCCACTACGACGTCCTGGCCCGGAGTTTGGCGACCGGCGGAGGGTACATCGAGGACGGCGTCGCCACCGCCTATTGGCCGGTGGGTTACTCCGCTTTGGTCGCGGCCTGCTACGTCGTCTTCGGGTTCCATTATCTCCCGGTGATAATTTTCCAGGCGGTTTTGGGCGCGGCGACCGCTTTATTGACGTGGCGGCTCGCGTCGTTATTTTTTGATGAAAAATCGGCGCGCGCGGCCGGATTGATAGTGGGGGTCCTACCCAGCCAGCTCGCGTACGCGGCGCGGCTTTTTCCCGGGGTGCTCTTCGGCTTCCTGGCCGTCGCCGCGTCGTACGTTATAATAAAATACGGTAGGACCGTAGCCGCCGCCGGTGCGGGGTTATTGACGGGGGCCGGCGCACTCGCGGCGCCGGTGCTTATACCGATGCCCGCCGCCTTTTTAGTAATCGACCTTCTGAGGGGGCGCGGTTGGAGACGGGCGCTAACGCGGGCTTTGGCGGCCGCGGCGGTAACGGCCGCGGTGGTCGCGCCGTGGACGTACCGTAATTGGCGCGTCTTCGGCGCCTTCGTGCCGGTCTCGACGAACGGCGGCGTTATCCTGTGGATGGGGAACAACCCGGGGGCGGACGGTTGTTATACGTTTCCCCTCTCGTCGGTGAATCCGCTTTGGCTGGTGTCGGACGAGATACGGCGGGACCGGTTGGGCCGCGAGTTGGCGTGGGAGTTCGCCCGCCGCAGGCCGGGGGCTTTTCTCAAGCTTATCGTCCCGAAATTCGCCAACCTCTACGCCAGCGACATCTCGGCCTTCCAGTACGGCGCCGCCGTTTACGGCGTAGACGGAACCGCGTCCGCGCGCCGTTTTCCGGCGCGGTTAGCGCAGGGCCTATATGCGTTGCTTTGGCTGGGTTTTATCGTCGGTTTGGTTAAAAGCCGGCGGCGAATTTTAGGCGGCGTCGGGGGCAAATTACCGCTCGCCGCGGCCCTCGTGACGCCGGTTTACCTCACCGTTTTCTACCTCGTCTTCCACGGCTTAGACCGATACCATTATCCAATGTTGCCGTTTATGGCCGTTTTGGCGGCGTACGCGCTGGCAGGCGAATAA
- the thiC gene encoding phosphomethylpyrimidine synthase ThiC, whose product MTQLKAAAEGRITNEMARAAADENVPAEALRADIAEGVTVLPFNKKLEERVRAVAIGRGLRTKVNANIGSSRDQADVALELCKARVAEEAGADALMDLSTGGDLHAIRKAIIAETSLPLGTVPVYEVAARAEDAGREFEDTPVDELFDVVEEHARDGVSFMTLHAGVTRYAVERLKSQGRELDIVSRGGALMAGWMARRTAENPFFEFFDRLIDLALAYDFTFSLGDGLRPGCLADANDRAQITELLTLAELAKRSRQRGAQVMLEGPGHVPLNAVAEHVRLQKAVSGGAPFYTLGPLVTDVAPGYDHITAAIGGAVAAAAGVDFLCYVTPAEHLSLPGPEDVRLGVIASRIAAHAGDIAKGVTGAAEWDLEMSRARRSFDWQRQADLAVDPAEAARRRRENAPQVETDTCTMCSNMCAIKLSEKALAD is encoded by the coding sequence ATGACGCAGCTTAAGGCGGCCGCGGAAGGCCGCATAACTAATGAAATGGCGCGGGCCGCGGCGGACGAAAACGTTCCCGCCGAAGCGCTCCGCGCCGACATCGCCGAAGGCGTCACGGTCCTTCCCTTCAATAAAAAATTGGAAGAGCGCGTCCGCGCCGTCGCCATCGGCCGGGGCTTGCGGACCAAGGTCAACGCCAACATAGGCTCGAGCCGGGACCAAGCCGACGTCGCCCTCGAGCTTTGCAAAGCCCGCGTCGCCGAGGAGGCGGGCGCCGACGCGTTGATGGACCTGTCCACCGGCGGCGACCTCCACGCCATCCGCAAAGCTATCATAGCCGAGACGTCGCTGCCGCTCGGGACGGTGCCGGTGTACGAGGTGGCGGCTCGAGCCGAGGACGCGGGCCGCGAGTTCGAAGATACACCCGTCGACGAGTTGTTCGACGTCGTTGAGGAACACGCCCGCGACGGCGTCTCCTTTATGACGCTCCACGCCGGCGTTACGCGCTACGCGGTTGAGCGCCTAAAAAGCCAGGGCCGCGAGCTCGATATCGTATCGCGCGGCGGCGCGCTTATGGCCGGGTGGATGGCGCGACGTACGGCCGAAAATCCGTTCTTCGAATTTTTCGACCGGCTTATCGACCTCGCCCTCGCGTACGACTTCACGTTCTCGCTCGGCGACGGCCTTCGCCCCGGCTGCCTGGCCGACGCGAACGACCGCGCCCAGATAACGGAACTCCTCACGCTGGCCGAACTGGCGAAGCGCTCGCGGCAGCGCGGCGCGCAGGTTATGCTTGAAGGCCCGGGCCACGTACCGCTCAACGCCGTGGCCGAGCACGTCCGACTGCAAAAGGCCGTCAGCGGCGGCGCGCCCTTCTACACCCTCGGGCCCCTCGTTACGGACGTGGCGCCGGGTTACGACCACATAACGGCGGCCATCGGCGGCGCGGTAGCGGCGGCCGCGGGCGTGGACTTCCTTTGTTACGTTACGCCCGCCGAACACCTCAGCCTGCCCGGGCCGGAAGACGTGCGGCTGGGCGTAATCGCCTCGCGCATCGCGGCACACGCCGGCGACATCGCGAAGGGCGTGACCGGCGCCGCCGAATGGGACCTCGAGATGTCGCGGGCGCGGAGAAGCTTCGATTGGCAGCGGCAAGCGGACCTCGCCGTCGACCCGGCCGAGGCGGCCCGCCGGCGTCGCGAAAACGCCCCCCAGGTCGAAACCGATACGTGCACGATGTGTTCCAATATGTGCGCGATTAAACTCTCGGAAAAGGCTTTGGCGGACTAG
- the bamA gene encoding outer membrane protein assembly factor BamA yields the protein MATSAYAQRAGEIVVDEVKFEGLVSIDDAAVNSAIRVGPGLLVTEAELKTIIRDDIKRIYRLGYFDRVDAYYEETSPGHIDVFFDIKERPRVTEVNFEGRKRVKRKAIQEVAKVEVGERLSLSRLNADVEAIKKLYFEQGYRFADVSYRLEEERGGVKVTYSITEGPKAVIRGVVVEGNKELSDWYILNKVMKTKVDRFYNTKVLDEKVLEEDFRRIEEAYANRGYVRAEVVDHEVEYRRKRSAIHIIITVEEGKLYRTGELRFVGNEKFDDEELRERVDWRPGKPFSAKKLNDGTDNVRSLYKNNGYLFATIEAAEEIDDDAGNVDAAIRIDEDRPAYVRLVGISGNVSTRDKVIRRELRLHPGEIYKENKLIRTVQRLHNLGYFDEIRPDIRVADREAGLVDLELDIVEKANTAKVNFGAGYSTLDGLVGTFSLSWANFDASKLPRIWKCKGAGQELRLSTEFGRRRTQYSIGFTEPYLFDTKILGSFDLYDLSRIRPYYDEKRFGWNVTFGRPLSEYVRGRTTYKFESVEVVSNFYDPQRIPVWVASDLGRKNTSSVSWGVERDSRDSVFFPQAGSDNEVSLETAGSVFGGDVEFWRLTMASSWYFKHVWETVLAVRARGGYIDRYGATKTVPLYERFYLGGANTVRGYDEWEVGPRDIYGNPEGGKTMFYTNFEYRIPISKEFFHLIAFWDSGYCWRELRDINLQDLQSGVGGGIRVNIPMMGLLGIDYGYGLEAHSGQIHFNIGSMF from the coding sequence GTGGCTACGTCGGCCTACGCCCAGCGGGCCGGCGAGATCGTAGTAGACGAAGTTAAATTCGAGGGATTGGTGAGCATAGACGACGCAGCCGTTAATTCGGCCATAAGAGTCGGTCCCGGGTTACTCGTTACCGAAGCCGAGCTGAAGACCATAATTCGCGACGACATTAAAAGGATATATCGCCTCGGCTATTTCGACCGGGTGGATGCTTATTACGAAGAGACTTCGCCGGGCCATATCGACGTATTCTTCGATATAAAAGAAAGGCCGCGCGTGACGGAGGTAAACTTCGAAGGGCGCAAGAGAGTAAAAAGGAAAGCGATTCAGGAAGTCGCAAAAGTCGAGGTAGGGGAGCGGCTTTCGCTGTCGCGGTTGAACGCCGACGTCGAGGCGATAAAGAAGCTCTACTTTGAACAGGGGTACCGGTTCGCAGACGTGTCGTACCGTTTGGAAGAGGAGCGGGGCGGCGTTAAGGTAACGTACTCCATAACCGAGGGCCCGAAAGCGGTGATTCGGGGGGTCGTCGTTGAGGGCAATAAGGAACTTTCGGATTGGTACATTTTAAATAAAGTGATGAAGACGAAGGTCGACCGCTTTTACAATACCAAGGTTTTGGACGAGAAGGTGTTGGAGGAAGATTTTCGCCGCATCGAAGAGGCGTACGCGAACCGCGGCTACGTTCGGGCCGAAGTCGTCGACCACGAAGTCGAATATCGGAGGAAGCGCTCGGCGATACACATCATAATTACGGTCGAGGAGGGCAAGTTGTATCGAACGGGTGAGCTGCGTTTCGTGGGCAACGAGAAGTTCGACGACGAGGAGTTACGGGAACGCGTCGATTGGCGCCCGGGCAAACCTTTCTCGGCCAAGAAACTCAACGACGGTACCGACAACGTTAGGTCTCTCTACAAGAATAACGGTTACTTGTTCGCTACCATCGAAGCCGCGGAGGAGATCGACGACGACGCGGGCAACGTGGACGCCGCCATCCGCATTGACGAAGACCGCCCGGCCTACGTGCGCCTGGTCGGCATTTCCGGGAACGTTTCGACGCGGGATAAAGTTATAAGGCGCGAATTGCGGCTCCATCCCGGCGAGATATATAAAGAAAATAAACTTATCCGCACCGTACAGCGGCTTCACAACCTGGGTTATTTCGACGAGATCCGGCCGGATATCCGCGTCGCCGACCGCGAGGCCGGCCTGGTCGACCTCGAGTTAGACATCGTAGAGAAGGCCAATACCGCCAAGGTTAACTTCGGCGCCGGATACAGCACCCTCGACGGCCTCGTCGGAACGTTTAGTCTGTCTTGGGCGAACTTCGACGCGTCGAAACTTCCCCGGATTTGGAAGTGCAAGGGTGCGGGGCAGGAGTTGCGGTTGTCAACGGAATTCGGCCGGCGCCGTACGCAGTATTCGATAGGGTTTACCGAGCCGTACTTGTTCGATACCAAGATCCTGGGTTCTTTTGACCTCTACGACCTGTCGCGTATAAGGCCTTATTACGACGAAAAGCGTTTCGGTTGGAACGTTACGTTCGGCAGGCCGCTGTCGGAGTACGTCCGCGGCCGGACGACGTATAAGTTCGAATCCGTGGAGGTCGTCTCTAATTTCTACGACCCGCAGAGGATACCCGTTTGGGTCGCGAGCGATTTGGGGCGTAAGAATACGTCCTCCGTCTCGTGGGGCGTGGAGCGCGATAGCCGCGACAGCGTATTCTTTCCCCAGGCGGGCTCGGACAACGAGGTTTCGTTGGAGACGGCCGGTTCCGTATTCGGCGGCGACGTTGAATTCTGGCGACTTACGATGGCCTCGAGCTGGTATTTCAAACACGTTTGGGAGACGGTGCTCGCGGTCCGGGCGCGGGGAGGTTATATCGACCGCTACGGCGCAACGAAAACGGTCCCCCTGTACGAGAGATTTTATTTAGGCGGCGCCAATACGGTACGGGGTTACGACGAGTGGGAGGTCGGGCCGCGGGACATCTACGGTAATCCCGAGGGCGGCAAGACGATGTTCTATACGAACTTCGAATACCGCATCCCGATATCGAAGGAGTTCTTTCATTTGATAGCGTTTTGGGATTCCGGTTATTGTTGGCGGGAGTTACGGGATATAAATTTACAAGACCTGCAGTCGGGCGTGGGGGGCGGCATCCGGGTCAATATCCCGATGATGGGCCTTTTAGGTATCGACTACGGTTACGGCCTGGAGGCGCATTCGGGCCAGATACACTTCAACATCGGCAGCATGTTCTAA
- a CDS encoding formate--tetrahydrofolate ligase yields the protein MPTDLEIARAATMRPIADVAADLGLTEDDIELYGRYKAKVKLDVLEARRDKLSDKLVLVSAITPTPAGEGKTTTSIGLAMGLTKLGERACLALREPSLGPALGMKGGATGGGRSQVLPMQDINLHFTGDIHAVGAAHNLLAAMVDNHIYRRLEPMLDPRRVRWGRVLDVNDRELRDIVVGLGAPTDGVPHESFFDITAASEVMAILCLAEDLRDLKRRLGNILVGFTYKREPVYARDLGAAGAMTVLLRDALKPNLVQTIEGTPAFVHGGPFANIAQGTNSVVATKMALALSDWCITEAGFGFDLGAEKFFDIKCVSAGLEPCAVVLVATVRALKMHGGRDIDELAEPDRAAVERGLPNLVKHLESIGHFKESPVVTINKYASDTPEEIDVVRRFCAERGTPFAVCDGWARGGEGALELAATVRDSIQCNTPFEPMYARDDSLEDKIFKVAHKVYGAQAVDYLPQARKDLRRIRKLGYEELPVCIAKTQKSLSDNPKLLGRPEDFLVTVRQIIINAGAGFLVPLTGDIIRMPGLPAEPAAKRLDVDEEGNIVGLE from the coding sequence ATGCCTACCGACCTCGAGATCGCGCGCGCGGCCACGATGAGGCCTATCGCGGACGTGGCCGCCGATTTGGGTTTGACGGAAGACGATATAGAACTCTACGGCCGTTACAAGGCCAAGGTAAAGCTCGACGTCCTCGAGGCGCGGCGGGATAAACTGAGCGACAAGCTGGTCCTCGTCTCGGCCATAACGCCCACGCCGGCGGGCGAGGGCAAGACGACGACGTCGATAGGCCTCGCGATGGGCCTGACGAAGCTCGGCGAGCGCGCCTGCCTGGCGCTCCGCGAGCCCAGCCTGGGGCCGGCGCTGGGGATGAAGGGCGGCGCTACCGGCGGCGGCCGGAGCCAGGTCCTGCCGATGCAGGATATTAACCTGCACTTCACCGGCGACATCCACGCCGTGGGCGCGGCGCACAACCTTCTAGCGGCGATGGTCGATAACCATATCTACCGGCGCCTCGAGCCGATGCTCGACCCGCGGCGCGTCCGGTGGGGGAGGGTGCTCGACGTCAACGACCGCGAACTCCGCGACATCGTCGTCGGCCTGGGCGCGCCCACCGACGGCGTGCCGCACGAGTCCTTTTTTGACATCACCGCCGCTTCCGAGGTTATGGCCATACTTTGTTTGGCCGAAGATTTACGCGACCTCAAACGTCGCCTCGGCAACATCCTCGTCGGCTTCACGTACAAGCGCGAGCCGGTATACGCGCGCGACCTCGGCGCGGCCGGCGCGATGACGGTCTTGCTGCGCGACGCGCTCAAGCCCAACCTCGTCCAGACCATCGAGGGGACGCCGGCCTTCGTTCACGGCGGCCCGTTCGCCAACATCGCCCAGGGGACCAACTCCGTCGTCGCGACGAAGATGGCGCTCGCGTTATCGGATTGGTGCATAACCGAGGCCGGCTTCGGCTTCGACCTGGGCGCGGAAAAATTCTTCGATATAAAGTGCGTATCGGCGGGGCTGGAACCCTGCGCCGTGGTGCTCGTCGCGACGGTGCGCGCCCTCAAGATGCACGGCGGCCGGGATATAGACGAGTTGGCCGAACCCGACCGGGCTGCGGTGGAGCGGGGTCTGCCGAACCTCGTAAAACACCTCGAGAGCATCGGCCATTTTAAAGAGTCGCCCGTCGTTACGATTAACAAGTACGCGAGCGATACGCCGGAGGAAATAGACGTCGTGCGACGGTTCTGCGCTGAACGCGGGACGCCGTTCGCCGTGTGCGACGGTTGGGCGCGGGGAGGCGAGGGCGCGCTCGAGCTCGCGGCGACGGTCCGCGATTCAATCCAGTGCAATACGCCGTTCGAGCCGATGTACGCCCGCGATGACTCGCTCGAGGATAAAATATTCAAGGTGGCGCACAAGGTCTACGGCGCCCAGGCGGTCGACTATTTACCCCAGGCCCGAAAGGATTTGCGGCGGATTCGGAAATTGGGTTACGAGGAGCTCCCGGTGTGCATCGCGAAGACGCAGAAGTCGCTTTCCGACAATCCGAAGCTGCTGGGTAGGCCGGAAGATTTCCTCGTTACCGTGCGCCAAATTATCATTAACGCCGGCGCCGGTTTCCTCGTGCCGCTGACGGGCGACATTATCCGGATGCCGGGCCTGCCCGCCGAGCCGGCGGCTAAGCGGCTCGACGTGGACGAGGAAGGGAAT